The following coding sequences are from one Novosphingobium sp. KACC 22771 window:
- a CDS encoding alginate export family protein, with protein sequence MKFRVLAVLGLLGWAPDARAQDGLQISGSIRARYEAIEGQPRAGGNASDQLPGLRTILRADWKHGPIELVGEIYDSREWNANPGTPLSTNDVNVMEPAQAYVMADLGAALGKGTKTTLQAGRMLARIGSGRLIASDDYRNSTNSYTGAIATTAMPGGYTSTLIYLMPHLRLPDDGVSLRDNRFALDSENANIALTGGVLAHQRKGSPLLSEISFIHFGERDAPGHPTRDRSLNNLGLRAGLDPRPGHWDAGFEGIYQWGHVSASTAANAATLTASATFLRASLGYSWAGKWKPHVLAEFDRASGDGTSGTYGHFDSLFGFRRGDLAPSGLYNAVGRANIASPGLRVEVTPSARLDAFIGWRGLWLADSHDSFSTTNVRDATGRSGDFAGHQFDTRLRWWVKPKRLRFEFDGVYLARGAFMKNAPNGRRGDTRYVSFNLIGYF encoded by the coding sequence ATGAAATTCAGGGTTCTGGCCGTCCTGGGGCTTTTGGGCTGGGCGCCCGATGCGCGCGCGCAGGATGGTTTGCAAATTTCAGGCAGCATTCGCGCGCGCTACGAGGCCATTGAGGGCCAGCCGCGCGCGGGCGGCAATGCCAGCGATCAGTTGCCGGGCCTGCGCACGATTTTGCGCGCCGATTGGAAACATGGGCCAATTGAGCTTGTCGGCGAAATCTATGACAGCCGGGAATGGAACGCCAATCCCGGCACCCCGCTTTCCACCAATGACGTCAATGTGATGGAGCCGGCACAGGCCTATGTCATGGCCGATCTGGGCGCGGCATTGGGCAAGGGAACCAAGACCACGCTTCAGGCCGGGCGGATGCTGGCGCGTATCGGCTCGGGGCGTCTGATCGCCTCGGACGATTATCGCAATTCCACCAATTCCTATACTGGCGCGATTGCGACCACCGCGATGCCGGGCGGTTATACTTCCACGCTGATCTATCTGATGCCGCATCTGCGGCTGCCCGATGATGGAGTTTCGCTGCGCGACAACCGCTTTGCCCTGGATTCGGAGAATGCGAATATTGCGCTGACCGGCGGCGTGTTGGCGCATCAGCGCAAGGGCAGTCCGCTGCTGTCCGAAATCAGCTTTATCCATTTTGGCGAGCGCGACGCGCCCGGCCATCCCACCCGCGATCGTTCGCTCAACAATCTGGGCCTGCGCGCGGGGCTTGATCCGCGCCCGGGCCATTGGGACGCGGGGTTTGAGGGCATTTACCAATGGGGCCATGTCAGTGCCAGCACTGCCGCCAATGCCGCCACGCTGACGGCCAGCGCAACCTTCCTGCGCGCCTCGCTGGGCTATAGCTGGGCGGGCAAGTGGAAGCCGCATGTGCTGGCCGAATTTGATCGGGCGAGCGGCGACGGCACCTCGGGCACTTATGGTCATTTTGACTCGCTCTTCGGCTTTCGTCGCGGCGATCTGGCGCCCAGCGGCCTGTATAATGCCGTGGGCCGCGCCAATATCGCCTCGCCGGGCCTGCGCGTCGAGGTCACGCCGAGTGCACGTCTGGATGCCTTTATCGGCTGGCGCGGGCTGTGGCTGGCCGACAGCCATGACAGCTTTTCCACCACCAATGTTCGCGACGCCACCGGGCGCAGCGGCGATTTCGCGGGCCATCAGTTCGATACGCGGTTGCGCTGGTGGGTAAAGCCGAAAAGACTTCGTTTTGAATTTGATGGGGTCTATTTGGCGCGTGGTGCGTTTATGAAAAACGCGCCCAATGGACGGCGCGGCGATACGCGCTATGTGTCGTTCAATCTGATCGGTTATTTCTGA
- a CDS encoding glutathione S-transferase, which translates to MAKATLTISSKTYSAWSLRGWLLTQLAGLEVDEQRVENDAADRAELLLLSPSVLVPRLTHEGASVWDTLAIAEYLNELYPDARMLPADRIARAHCRSISGEIHSGFTNLRSALPMNLKVRHEKFPVFSGARPDIERIEVIWQECLSKYGGPFLFGAAPTIADAMYAPVTTRFLSYAVGLSAPSAAYCQTIAAWAPMVAWREAALAEAEEFEDLDVEF; encoded by the coding sequence ATGGCCAAGGCAACGCTCACCATTTCCAGCAAAACCTATTCGGCATGGTCGCTGCGCGGCTGGCTGCTGACGCAACTGGCCGGGCTGGAGGTCGATGAACAGCGGGTCGAAAATGACGCGGCCGACCGCGCCGAACTGCTGCTGCTCAGCCCCTCGGTGCTGGTGCCGCGCCTGACGCATGAGGGAGCCAGCGTGTGGGATACGCTGGCGATTGCCGAATATTTGAACGAGCTTTATCCCGATGCCCGGATGCTGCCCGCAGACCGCATCGCGCGCGCGCATTGCCGCTCGATCAGCGGCGAGATCCATTCCGGATTTACCAATCTGCGCTCGGCCCTGCCGATGAACCTGAAAGTGCGGCATGAAAAGTTTCCGGTCTTTTCCGGCGCGCGGCCCGATATCGAGCGGATCGAGGTGATCTGGCAGGAATGTTTGAGCAAATATGGCGGCCCGTTCCTGTTCGGCGCCGCGCCCACGATTGCCGATGCCATGTATGCGCCGGTCACCACGCGCTTCCTCTCCTATGCCGTGGGGCTCAGCGCGCCCAGCGCCGCCTATTGCCAGACCATTGCCGCATGGGCGCCGATGGTGGCTTGGCGCGAGGCCGCGCTGGCCGAGGCGGAGGAGTTTGAAGACCTGGATGTCGAATTCTGA
- a CDS encoding polyhydroxyalkanoate depolymerase, whose product MLYQAYQTYCDMMEPSRRMAALALEARDRLWPWADVWAWPRRAHALCATHKLSTITHARPDFGIKEVRVGNARAAVREEVALERPFGNLIHFAKDEVMTPQPKMLVVAPLSGHYATLLSHTVEVLLRDHDVYLTDWKNARDVPLAEGRFGLEDYTDYLIHFLRELGPRSHMLAVCQSCVSALAAVAVMSAERDPATPRSLTLMSGPLDVREAPTVVNELANANTLGWFEANLISRVPSRYKGAGRRVYPGFLQLTAFMSMNLGRHFGQFRKLYQALVDEREAEAKKIADFYDEYMAVLDLSAEFYLETIDQVFQQATLARGEMMHRGRRIDCAAIRQTALLTVEGERDDICGVGQTAAAHQMCSSLRPHLRRHHLQPGVGHYGVFAGSKWEKQVYPQVRNMVLAMS is encoded by the coding sequence ATGCTTTATCAGGCCTATCAGACCTATTGCGACATGATGGAGCCATCACGGCGGATGGCGGCGCTGGCTCTGGAGGCGCGTGATCGGCTCTGGCCCTGGGCGGATGTGTGGGCTTGGCCGCGCCGGGCTCATGCGCTGTGTGCGACTCACAAGCTCTCGACCATCACCCACGCCCGCCCCGATTTCGGGATCAAAGAGGTGCGCGTGGGCAATGCGCGCGCGGCCGTGCGCGAGGAAGTGGCCCTTGAGCGGCCCTTTGGCAATCTGATCCATTTCGCCAAGGACGAGGTGATGACGCCCCAGCCCAAGATGCTGGTGGTGGCGCCGCTGTCGGGCCATTACGCCACGCTACTCTCCCATACGGTCGAGGTGCTGCTGCGCGATCACGATGTCTATCTGACTGACTGGAAAAACGCCCGCGATGTGCCACTGGCCGAGGGGCGGTTCGGGCTGGAGGATTACACCGATTACCTGATCCATTTCCTGCGCGAACTGGGCCCGCGCAGCCATATGCTCGCGGTGTGCCAGTCCTGCGTGTCGGCGCTGGCGGCCGTGGCCGTGATGAGCGCCGAACGCGATCCGGCCACCCCGCGCAGCCTGACGCTGATGAGCGGGCCGCTGGATGTGCGCGAGGCGCCCACGGTGGTCAATGAACTGGCCAATGCCAATACGCTGGGCTGGTTCGAGGCCAATCTGATTTCGCGCGTGCCTTCGCGCTACAAGGGCGCGGGGCGTCGGGTCTATCCCGGCTTCCTTCAGCTCACCGCCTTTATGTCGATGAACCTTGGCCGCCATTTCGGGCAATTCCGCAAGCTCTATCAGGCCCTTGTCGATGAACGCGAGGCCGAGGCGAAGAAGATCGCCGATTTCTATGATGAATATATGGCAGTGCTGGACCTGTCGGCGGAATTCTATCTCGAAACCATTGATCAGGTGTTTCAACAGGCCACATTGGCGCGGGGCGAGATGATGCACCGGGGCCGCCGCATTGATTGCGCCGCCATCCGCCAGACCGCCCTGCTGACCGTCGAGGGCGAGCGCGACGATATTTGCGGCGTGGGCCAGACGGCCGCCGCGCATCAGATGTGTTCCTCGCTGCGCCCCCATTTGCGGCGGCATCATTTGCAGCCGGGCGTGGGCCATTACGGTGTGTTTGCCGGTTCGAAATGGGAAAAGCAGGTCTATCCGCAGGTGCGCAACATGGTGCTGGCGATGAGTTAA